taaagaaacaaaaacaaagttacataaatacaaaataaataacaaaaagttaaataaatacatacaaatgaaacggaaataatatgtaaaaattatataaatgcatAATATGCATAAATACatcaatataaataaatgaaaataaataaaaaagggaaGGAACTACTGATGAATATACCTGATAAGGTGAGGCTGAGGGCGACAGAAGACCCTGTTGTATGTATTTCTGTGCTGAAGGAAGAGCGTGGGCTGTTGTGACGTCAGTCTGGAGCTGCAGATCCACTGAGTTTGAGAAATCTAGAGCTGTGATGCCACTGCAGACACAAATACACAAAGATCAAGTTAAAAACGATCATCAGTACAAATGTCACCCATCACATGCTTGTGTTTGATTCGTGTACCTGTGATCATAAAAGTACAACGATTCCGGTTTTAGGCCTCCGTGAACCACCTGACAGGAATGAAAGTGTTGTACCAACTCCAGCAACAGAACCACTAACAGAGAAACATCCTCTCTAGCAATGGGCTCAGAGAGAAGATCCTTCGAGTGGGAAGAGGAAAACAGAAGAGATTTGACGACTGAAGACGCATGAATATGGAGGATCAGGAGGAAACTGAACGAGCCAAACCTGAACCACGTCTCCGTTAGGAATCTTCCAGAGAGTCATGGAGCCGTTCTCATAAACATGACAGAACATCTGGACGTCAGAGTCCGCTTTATCAGGAGACACACGACATCTGAGCTGAGAGCAGATGAAGAAATCCCACGGCACTGCGGACGAATCCACCTGTTACAGGAAATACATACGAGAGTAAACAGTAAATCACAAAAATATGGAAAAAAGATAGATATAAATGGAGTAAACTTTAAACATGAAAGTATTATCATTACTTATAAGAATAAATTATCAATGTGTAATTTAGAAAAATATCAATAAAGCAAAAATAAGAGTAAAATACATAATCATAAAGAGTAAATACATTAGAATAAATCATAAATTAGTAAAagagtaaataaatcaatatttaaaagagtaAACTGTAAACACCGTTATTGTTAAGtgaaaaagtattaataaaaagttgtataataaaataaaaaataaaactagatatacaaataaaacaaatacataaaaactaaacagaatatataacaattatataatttattaaaaataaataaaccaatataaaatcaaaataaaataaaataataaataaacaaaaagttaaatacaaaataaataaataaaaatgaaatataaataatacataaaaatgatacaaataatttataaaaaaaatacaaaacatgttACAGGAAATACATAGGAGAATAAACAGTAAACCACAAAAATATGgaaaaaagataaatataaatataaatggagTAAACGTTAAACATTAAAGTATTATCATTACTTATTGTAAGAATAAATTATCAATGTGTAATTtagaaaaatatcaataaaagcaaaaataagaGCAAAATACATAATCATAAAGAGTAAATACATTAGAATAAATCATAAATTAGTAAAagagtaaataaatcaatatttaaaagagtaAACTTTAACACCGTTATTGTTAAGtgaaaaagtattaataaaaaaaaagttgtatattaaaataaaaaataaaactagatatacaaataaaacaaatacataaaaactaaacagaatatataacaattatataatttattaaaaataaataaaccaatataaaatcaaaataaaataaaataataaataaacaaaaagttaaatacaaaataaataaaaatgaaatataaattatgtaaaaaaaatgattcaaataatttatataaaaaaaatacaaaaactgttACAGGAAATACATAGGAGAATAAACAGTAAATCACAAAAATATGgaaaaaagataaatataaatataaatggagTAAACGTTAAACGTTAAACATTAAAGTATTATCATTACTTATTATAAGAATAAATTATCAATGTATAATTTAGAAAAATATCAATAAAGCAAAAATAAGAGTAAAATACATAATCATAAACAagagtaaatacatttattagaatcataaattagtaaaaaaaaaaaaaagagtaaataaatcaatatttaaaatagtaaactgtaaacacttaagTGAAAAAGTATTATTAGGAAAgtagtataataaaataaattatacataaatatattaaaatgaaacggaaatgtataaaaaatatatataatttattaaaaatatataaatcaatataaataaaacaaaaataaaaaaacaaaagttaaatactaaataaatgaatgaaatagaaatatataaattgatacaaataatttatataaaaatacaaaaataaaactaagtcaatataaacaatataaaatgaaaataaataaaaatcagaaatgaaaaaaaagttaaataaatataaaaaaactatatatataaaaatgaaacagaaataatatatataaataaataatttatttaaaaacaaaataaataaatatacatcaacaaataaaataaaatgaaaataaataaaaagaaaaaataacattaaataaatacaaaataaatataaaaatgaaatggaaaaatacataattatataagcaagcaatttattaaaaacacaaaataaaaacataccaATATAAACACTGTTATTGTTAACTGAAACTAAAAGAACTACAATAAATACTATAATTGCAGTTAAATACTATAAAGTATAAATACTAACACACTATATTAATGTACTATAATATTTAGCAGCATTTGACTTTTAGTAATTATAAAAATCAAAATGACATAATATtcatataataaattaatttgaattatattttatttataatacaaaTAATGTGTAAGTTCATACTTGTTCAAAGCCACTTAtactataaaatattaaataatattttgtgtcttattaaattgtattattaaatCTTATCAGTCAAATGTTTGAAACTCTGTGACCGTTGTGCACTACCTAGGGCTCTAAAACATAAACTTCATGTGTGTCACCTTCAGAAAGACAGCATCAGTGCCGGACGAGAACAGAGTGAAGTCCTTCAGCGTCTCCATCTTACCGCGGTAAAGCAACACCTCTCCATCTGGAAGTGTGAGAAATAAACTATTAAACATTACTTTGACAACAAGTTACTGTAAAAACATGACTGATGGTGGAGGAGTGTTTCTGGATACCGAGGTGCAGGTCTTCATCTCCGGATGTGTCCGGTAGACGGCCGGTTTTCCGCTGGAAGTTGGAGAATGACGCCACGTCTGCTTGGTTAAACAGCCTGGATCTGACGTCCAAACCACAGACGTCCTCCAATTCAGTGACTGCCATTACAAACACACATGTTAACAAACAATAATGCATAATGCATGAATAAAGAAGAGTAAGAAATATATagcataaatacattttttaatttctaattaaaataataagaatacattgtgtaaataagtaaaaaaatataaaattgagtAAAATACATATAATCATAAACAAgagttaaatgtatttattagaatgaatcataaatgagtaaaaaaaaattttgaaaatatataaagCATAAATACATAAGAGTaaaaaaatagattaaataaatcaatatttaacACTGTTATTGTTAATTGAAACTAAAACaaactattattaattatttttggtaatttatactaagctgaaataaaatctatacattagataaataaaatgaaaataaataaaaaaataaaaacaaagttatatttatataaaatatttgtataaataaatataaaaataaaacaatttaaaaaatacaaaataaagatACATCAatataaagttaaattaaatacataaaagtaaataaatacaaaaaatttaaatattataattataattatctaaataatttatttaaaaaaatacaaaatatataaaatacatgtacaataaacaaaacaaacataaaaaaacaaaaagttaaataaaaaatataaaaatagactataaatattatataaaattaatataatttatgtaaaaatacaaaataaataaaatacatatatataaataaactaaaGTAGAAATACTAATACACTATATATTAATTTACTAATATACCATATATTATTTAGCTGCAATTTTTTTTACGTAATTgacgttttagtaatttttagtaattatataaaataaaatataattttaattcatttattatacaaatattctatcattttatttatttattatttatgttataaAAACCTAAATAGCACAAAATCTCAAAGCTGTCCAGTGCATGAAAAAAGTAACATCAAAAGTCTAAGACTGGCGCCATCTAGAGGCTAAAAACCACATCCAGACATGAATGTGAGAAAAACAGACAGTATAAATGAAACGGCTGTGAGTGAATAAACTATAAACGGTgaagtttgttttttatttcccACCTTCCTCCATCAGCGTCTCTGGTCTCTCCACGACTCTGATCTCAGGCTCATTTAAGTGCTTCATGGAGTCGTGGGTTAAGGCTGCGAAGGACGTGCCACCCCACTCCTGACTGATCTCTAGGATAGGactatgaacataaacacagacaaACAAAACCATAAGTGGAATATTAACTCATCATAAATGTTCCTGTAAAGATAACGCaacataaaatgaaattaataaagATCAATGTAGCTTGCAACACTAAAATCATGGATTTGATGCACATGGAATGCATGAAGagataaaaatatatactttgaatttaatttaaGCCAATTTAGatgaaagcatctgccaaatgcatgaaGGTAACTATCAAATTCTTAATTAACAATCATATTTTAATTAATGGAAACGTTTAAACTCAAGTCCACCATAATCCACTTCATTCCGAATGGATATCTTTTGGAAATTAGTTACAGAACAGAAGATATATGAAGGTTCACACTCTATAAAGTTTTTGTCTTACAAAGAATGTGTTAATATTTCACCACaaagataaaaataaatcaattaaatgtaaataaataaaaaagtaaataatgcattaaataaagaagaaaaaaaggaaaaactaaagATTATTGAGCCATTTTTaagtttttgcatttaaaaaaagtagaAGTAATTTTAGTAGGTTTAGGTTAGGTTTAGTAAGTTTAGTAAGTCAAAAAGAAGTACCTGAGTTTTTTCTCCTCAGCGGATGCATTAGAGTTGGTTGTTTTAGTGCATTCTGGTGCCATTCGGCTCAGGTTCTCCGTCAGTCCTGATTCGGACGCTTTTGGCCTCTCGACTCCTCCAAACGGAGTGGACGCCAGCTGAGTGGCGCGGGCGAATTCACACGTGTCGTCTGGACTCCTGCACAGAGTCTTATTCCAGTGGCCATTGATGATGGCTTCCTCAGAGCGAGAGATGGATGCATCCTGCTAACAAAAGAATGTACGATTGCCAGAATGCTAGAAAATCTGGAACATTAATTACAAATACTGAACAAAGGCTGATCTTACTTTGTCTGTAACAGGCTCTGCCTTTGACTTCGGCCCTTTCAGACTCAAGGTTGGCAGCTTCAGAGATTTACGATTCGATGAGGATGATCTTAATGcaaacaagaaaataaataaatacggtCAGTATTAATGAAAGCATTGACTGAGAGCCGCTAATAATGCAAAGAataaaaaacaaagaacaaaatggaataaaaaaagaacgaaaaaaaatcgcagaaaaagaaagaaaaaagaatcaAAAGATAATgtaagaatgaatgaaaaaagaaacaatataacaatagaaagaaagaaagaaaacgaacaaaaaagaaagaatgaacaaaagaaatgaaagaaaaagaaagaaaaggaacCAACAAAAAGAtaacgaaagaaagaaaatgcAAGAAAGAAAAGATAATGTAAGAACAAAAAATAATGGAAGGAATgaaaaacaaacagaacaaaatggattaaaaaaagaacaaaaaaacttACAAAAAAGGAGAAAGGGATTtggaaagaaagaatgaaaaaaggacagaaaaagaaagaaaaaagaatcaAAAGATAATgtaagaatgaatgaaaaaagaaacaaaatataacaacagaaagaaagaaagaaaataaacaaacaaaagaaagaatgaacaaaagaaatgaaagaaaaggAACAAACAATAAGAtaacataagaaagaaagaaaaaatgcaagAAAAGATAatgtaacaacaaaaaaataatggaaagaatgaaaaacaaacagaacaaaaaaaggacagaaaaagaaaaaaaagaatcaaaagaTAATGTAAGAAtgaatgaaaaagaaaataacaatagaaagaaagaaaacgaacaaacaaaagaaagaatgaacaaaagaaatgaaagaaaaggAACAAACAAAAAGATAatgtaacaacaaaaaaaattatggaaagaatgaaaaacaaacagaacaaaatggaataaaaacagaacaaaaaaaggacagaaaaagaaaaaaaagaatcaaaagaTAATGTAAGAAtgaatgaaaaagaaaataacaatagaaagaaagaaaacgaacaaacaaaagaaagaatgaacaaaagaaatgaaagaaaaggAACAAACAAAAAGATAatgtaacaacaaaaaaaattatggaaagaatgaaaaacaaacagaacaaaatggaataaaaacagaacaaaaaaaggacagaaaaagaaaaaaaaatcaaaagataatgtaagaatgaatgaaaaagaaaataacaatagaaagaaagaaaacgaacaaaaaagaaagaatgaacaaaaaagaaagaaaaagaaagaaagaaattgaaCAAAAAGATaacgtaagaaagaaagaaaaaatgcaagAAAGAAAAGATAATGGAAGAACAAAAATAATAGAAAGAATgaaaaacaaacagaacaaaaaaacgTACAAAAAAGGAGAAAGGGATTtggaaagaaagaatgaaaaaaggacagaaaaagaaagaaaaaaagaatcaaaAGATAATgtaagaatgaatgaaaaaagaaaaacaaaatataacaatagaaagaaagaaagaaaacaaacaaacaaaagaatgaacaaaagaaatgaaagaaaaagaaagaaagaaaaggaacaAACAAAAAGATaacgtaagaaagaaagaaaaaatgcaagAAAGAAAAGACAATGtaagaacaaaaaaaattatggaaagaatgaaaaacaaacagaacaaaatggaataaaaacagaacaaaaaaaacttacaaaaaaGGAGAAAGGAATttgaaaagaaagaatgaaaaaaggacagaaaaagaaagaaaaagaacaaaCCAAAGATAACgtaagaatgaaagaaagaaaaaaatgcaagaaagaaagaaaagataaATGTAAGAACGAAAGAAAtggaaagaaagaatgaaaaactAACAGAGCAAAATGGAATaaaaagaacaaaatttacaaGAAAGGAGAAAGGGATTTGGAAGGAAAGAACGAAAAAAggacagaaaaagaaagaaaagaacaaAATATAACGTAAGAaataggaaagaaagaaagaacgaacaaAAGATAACGTATGAAAGAAATGTATTCtacatgcattttgttttgtttatttctggatgtatattatatgtatttttgttttgtttttattctgctATACACACAATGCTGTGACAATATGTGCCCAcgtatgtcatgccaataaagtaatatgaactgaactgaatgaacAAAAGATAAGAGAGAAGGAtaagaaaaggaaagaaaagaggaaaaataaaaataaagaacaaaTGAAAGAATTAAAGAATAAAGAATGTGCAAAAGAGAACAAACAAAAGGAGAGAAAGAAAACAAATGaaatgacaaaaactaaaaaaaaaaacaaggaggACAAAAGTAGTACCAGAACAAATGAAAGAGAATAAAAGAACtaatagaaagaaagaagaaaaagaatgAATAAAGAGAACGAaacaaagaaagaacaaaagaGAACAGGTGAAAGAAAGAGAACGAAAAGAAAAAagagaacaaaagaaaaagagtgTTTGTTACGTTTTATTGGTGAGTGTATTCTCATCAAACATGGAGAAGGGTTTAGCTGTGTCTGTTTTCTGCAGTTTGCTGTCACTTCCACCTGAAACATCATCACAAGCATGCTTTATTTCATTAAAGTGCAAAACTCTTCACTTTCAATATTAGCGGCTGACGTCAATTCTGCAGAAAATGCATATTAAACAAAGATGCAACTCACTTTGATTCATGTCGTCCTCTCGCCTCACTGAGCTTTTACTAAACCACacgaggagagaaaaaaaaacatgcaaaacaaaAAGTGAACAATTTAAATGCAAACAGCTCAAACTAGCCCAAGACCAGCACTGTCTACTAAAGAACTGACCTGCTAACCACACCACTTTCCTCCGGCTCGCTGTAAACGGTGAACGGAGCTGATTTCACCACAGCAGATTCACATGAACTTGAAGATTTCTGGAAGGAAGAACTGGCCTCCTCATGAACAGTCTAGACAAATGAAGAAAATCATGGTTAAAACAAAAACCTGATGACAATATTTGATCCTGGCTGTGTGTAAATATGCATTTAAgatgttctgtcatcatttagtcacTCATGTCTCTTCAAAGAAATCTCTGCTTCCAAACCTCAGATTTGGAGTATAATGGTTGACATACCTGCTGTTTTTCAGCGGGGCCGTTTCTCTGCTGAATGAGTCTCTGTTTCTGCTCAATCTGAAGCTGCAAGTCCTGCTTGAGTCTGTTTAGATGTGAGGCCTTTTCTGTACATTCACACAAAGTCGTGAAAAACTAATTCAATAGCTGATTAGTATTATTAATTAACATAACAACCATAAAaaagttacttgaaataaaataaaatgttaaataaaataagtttttacattttacttttcaatttttgatattttattacaGCCAGCAAAAGATTTCTCACTTCCATTTAGTTTAGTTTGATATATAtacctaaaactgaaataaaaattaataaactatatattgcatatttaaaaaagataaagaaagaaagaaagaaagagaacaaACAAAAGAGGGGGAAAATGAAACAAAGAAAGGGAGAAAGCATAAGAACTAACAAAGAgaacaaatgaaagaaagaaaacaaaagaaagaacaaaaagaacaaagaaagaaagaacaaactaAAGATAATGTAGGAATGAAAAAAGCTAACataaaaagaatgaataaaatcaataaaataaagaaatagaaaataaattttaggattttttaaataaatttaaaaaataaaacaaaaattgtaaaaaagataaaagaaaaaaaaaaagaaaaggaatgaaggaaaaagaaagtaaagaaaaacaaaaaactaaattaccaaaaaaaaaaaacgaaagaagaacaaaacaaaaaaagaaagaaagaaagaaacaaaagaacaaaaaaagataGCGCAAGaaagaatgaataaaataaactttttaaatttgtaatttaaattttttattactttatttcagctaacaaaacatttcaataactaataaaaaaaatacagaaacaaattaCAAACTAAAGTATATGATGATACTACAATAACAGCAGGCTGAGCAAATACCCAATTTATGTCTTTACCCATTTAACCAAAAAATTTGCAAAATAAGACCAAGACAGTGTTATTTCAGTACAAGAGAGACactaatatagtttttttttaattcatttagaaattgaattagtttttaattttattcatttttttaatttgtttttcaaatatgtctatatattttttaattaatttcagttTCCAGTttcagaaataaatgatatttatataataataatttaatataataatatttttatagtttcaaaataaatgacaattagtgatatattttttctaatttgtgaaaaaaattattttattttttatttcagttaaaatttCTTTTGAGCGACAATTTTTGGATGTTTTCAACTGATTTCCTATTGAACTGTCAGCAACTGCAAGGTGCAGATTGCAAATAAttagattcagatcagaactttgaagcATTGAACACAAATCTTTGGTTTTAGtcaactataataaccttggacTAAGACCATGGGTTTAGTCCAGGCTAAACCTATTTGGTACTTCAGCAATCTAATTCCACACATTTGATTGAGGCAAATATCCAAACAGACCCAAATCTATGCCACGTTAGAAAGTGCTCTATAAAACAGACAATATCTGGACGTACCGCTCATAGCTCTGTAGTAGCGCTGCGCTCGGAGCTCTTCTAAGCTGAACTCTGCGTTTCCCTGATACACCAGATCTTTACAGTACATGATCTGAACGTTACCATCCTCCTGAGACTGGATCCTCTGGGACGGGGCCGCAATCTCCAGCGGGACGCCCGGAGCACTTTGGTGGAAAGACAAAATGATTACAAAACAGAAGGTTAGAGTTCAAATTAAATAGTCTTGCTTGGACCGTTAACATAATACTTATACTATAATTTCAATACACTTATGTTTGGTTTAGACGAGTTTGAATTATACAAATGTACAGTTAAGATGACTCTTTAAAAGGCAATAAAAGCGTTATTCATGAGCTTTAGAAATCATTTCTTACCTCCAAATGTGAGGCGACAGTTCATCCATCTTCAAGGATTTTGATTTTTCAATCCCTAAAGCCATCCTTAACGATGTTCCCTGTGATTTAGTCCAAGGGTGCAGAATTTAGTAGGGACAAGTCcagccacactgtaaaaaatgacagtgaatttaatggtaaaaaactgtaaaaatgctacggtaaaaatctgtgaaatggttaaaggtaagttccccttctatatacggtgaaaaactgtgttggacattgcatttaattttacggtagtataccgtttttggaagagaaaaagaaaccataaattgacattcccagaattccctgtatttcatttttttatttgatgttttttttgtcGTTGAAATAACTTCATCTTAATTTCTTGGCGGTTTTGTACATTAGTGTTTTATGTTACATCTAaggttgttaaattaatgtttttttaattatttttgaccctggaccacaaaaccagtcatttttacaaaactgagatgtatgcatcatatgaaagctcaataaataagctttctattgatgtaaggtttgttaggataggacaatatttggccgagatacatctatttgaagatctggaatctgagggtgcaaataaatcaaaatactgagaaaatcacctttaaagttgtccacattaagttcttaatgcatattactatcaaaaattacattttgatatgtttacagtaggaatttcacaaaaaatcttcatggaacatgatctttacttaatttcctaatgatttttggcataaaagaaaaatcaataattttgacccatacaatgtatttttggcttttgctacaaatataccccagcgacttaagactggttttgtggtccagggtcacatttcagttttatgtgtgttacaatgatggtgtttagtgtttgtgtgaatgacactgtgcaccttctatacaTGTTGTCATTTAAAACCTCCAtgcgatgggctttggttcatcatgtgatgttgtcatcaccacctgcttttggtggttatcattgcattacaaaggtacaaaacagatttcagcacttcaaaaagttggtacattaccattatatgagttacggtttttagtatgaaattacggtatttacctgtaaatttaaacgaaaaccttaaaatgtaaaacattgctaccgtattttttacggtaaaattctggcaaccacagctgccagttttttaccgtaaattttctGCACTACTAAATCAAAATTGTAACTTTGTTGTTCTGCTGTTGTGTTCATCTTCTCCCACTTGCTCTTTTTACATAGACTAATACAATCAGATAAATCAATTTCTCAAATATTTCTTCAAATATATACGGATAAATGTAAAAATTGACTTCAATTATATGAAACGACTGAATGCTTTTAACTGACTTCCTATTGAACTGTCAACAACTGAACTGCAGTGCTCAAACCATTTCAAATATAGggaattaagctacaaactccatcatacatgcacaatgtttccatctaacatgtattttAAACTGCAGATCGTCgtattaaaaataattagttaacttccagaacgaaaatgtacagataatttactcacgcctttgtcatccaagttcatgatgcctttctttcttcagtcattttAGGAATGTTTTTCATATAGTGGACGtcaatggtgcccacaagtttgaacttccaaaatgcattttaaatgctgcttcagatggctctaaatgatcccagccgagaaagaaaggtcttatctagcgaatatactttttaatctcaaatgttcatcttgtcttCTCTTTGCGATGCGCATACGTAGTcggtgtaatccgggtcaatacagttagggtacgtcggaaaactcccatctcgttttcttcttcaacaaTGATCCTACATtgcagttttacctttttttcatAAAGTGCATTTGATTttgtttgcatgttcactttgtaaacac
The window above is part of the Garra rufa chromosome 13, GarRuf1.0, whole genome shotgun sequence genome. Proteins encoded here:
- the bub1ba gene encoding mitotic checkpoint serine/threonine-protein kinase BUB1 beta, which codes for MYCKDLVYQGNAEFSLEELRAQRYYRAMSEKASHLNRLKQDLQLQIEQKQRLIQQRNGPAEKQQTVHEEASSSFQKSSSSCESAVVKSAPFTVYSEPEESGVVSSKSSVRREDDMNQSGSDSKLQKTDTAKPFSMFDENTLTNKTSSSSNRKSLKLPTLSLKGPKSKAEPVTDKDASISRSEEAIINGHWNKTLCRSPDDTCEFARATQLASTPFGGVERPKASESGLTENLSRMAPECTKTTNSNASAEEKKLSPILEISQEWGGTSFAALTHDSMKHLNEPEIRVVERPETLMEEVTELEDVCGLDVRSRLFNQADVASFSNFQRKTGRLPDTSGDEDLHLDGEVLLYRGKMETLKDFTLFSSGTDAVFLKVDSSAVPWDFFICSQLRCRVSPDKADSDVQMFCHVYENGSMTLWKIPNGDVVQDLLSEPIAREDVSLLVVLLLELVQHFHSCQVVHGGLKPESLYFYDHSGITALDFSNSVDLQLQTDVTTAHALPSAQKYIQQGLLSPSASPYQVDLISVAEIVHMLLFNRQMKVKQENSAWILDEGSGSQHSFPVEPLWKDFFHMILNPDQKSSELILSNLIRNVRNSL